A single genomic interval of Brevibacillus brevis harbors:
- a CDS encoding SDR family NAD(P)-dependent oxidoreductase, with protein MKSKPLFDDIHLNFEEDIAGTWGELGKSADAPKKDVAIIGIAGKLADARNVREFWSNLVLGKDSIQRIPLLRKQDYEELLSYFLQKDVRKEQSEYAESGYLDQVDLFDCEYFSISRKEAKLMDPNQRLFLQSCVEAMEDAGYGKARLRGSQTGVFLGYSSDFGGEYKHFLAVDNAEIADLAMTGNIKSIMAARLAYLLDLHGPSMLIDTACSSSLVAVHLACQSIRRDECEMAFAGGVKIQFQPFEKANTGIGIVSPTFRARTFDREADGTGLGEGVGVILLKDAEKAIRDGDHIYALIKGSAINQDGQSIGITAPNSKAQEDLIIRAWQDAGIHPETISLIEAHGTATHLGDPVEIEGIKRAFDRYTTKKQFCAIGSVKTNIGHLDHAAGISGLLKCILALQHEIVPPTLHFQSPNQEIDFVNSPVYVNDEARLWKKGEHPRRCGINSFGLSGTNCHLILEQYHQAEEVSSQKNKEEQWYMLGLSAKNPTVLDKLVSDYDQWVKQAGVINLESLCYTANVGRDHFAHKLAIVFQDQTDLLEKLHSVRKSGVEKIVNEHVFYRGLSSQEVRDVSLGGKENSIFGEMIHWALKYIEGEPIPWNDLYSGQRHPLISLPTYPFQDIRCWIETKDLEKKLAPLVDQCLVSSNGVDIYETKFSVDTHWVLAEHKIAEHYVLPGTAYLEMMSQIVRKTIPQQDVLALENVMFLQPLQVKEGEKKSVHIVLQKQKSSYDVMVTSMLEHSDEWVVHCRAKVLVQSEQQHQQKQLSLPELLRGANKQSVSGYKPEADAPVQTGPHWECMKEIYMEEDRIVAFFELPVQFAHELHTFVLHPSLLDCAVNIPISQIRDGLFLPFRYKKLIFSGAMPSKFYSLLQMKEKDAATMQEAISFDIMLLNEKGEVFAEIQEYTLKRVNMAEASSAAFSSKGLFHQIVWEARPLREENKNQDTTPHTLVFSGHDPFSQQLMEELKRNGTPTILVTVGDHFAKLDDFHYEVTVNQQDFDALWKEIGNKAVQRIIHCFSLSKINGDQIGDEGLFSLFYLTKSLIALNVRHKIDLVLIGDQAFPVTDTEPALNPIHNAFYHLGKVVSSEWSHLRCRSIDLDTDTDISAIIAELEHQPDSYIAAYRRGQRFVQKMKELDHQSSLPQELSLTQSGCYLITGGTGGLGLTIALHLAGKKPNHFVLVSRSGLPAEDDWEEIVQKGEQQEVIRRIKMLQKITESGSTYTIYRADVACKEQLAALLEEVRETFGSINGVIHAAGVAGDQFLFNREEERFREVIQAKIAGSMNLAQLITEPLNFFVCFSSVSTLEGTPGQGDYVAANGFLDSFVHSLPVYQNGITLNWAPWEEIGMAYDYGTFQKEMIFHLLSSKTAVTAFDAALALGEKQIVIGRINKEVAIKNFQSNFFYEGNRLLIDYVEQSKGLRENHIAQTSPSVFHGNPRHASLHEIKELIRQLWITLLESDSIQMDDNFTSLGGNSIFAVYLLQELEKFFPDQLGISDIFTYPTINKMAEYLYSRMGSEQPLSSGSMDQEDEDQNLDQILHRLANGELDVEEIDRLLGEEE; from the coding sequence ATGAAAAGTAAGCCTCTATTTGACGATATCCACCTCAACTTTGAAGAGGATATCGCAGGTACTTGGGGGGAATTGGGGAAGTCGGCAGATGCTCCGAAAAAAGACGTAGCGATCATTGGGATAGCAGGAAAGCTGGCTGATGCGCGCAATGTCAGGGAGTTCTGGAGTAATCTTGTGCTTGGCAAGGATTCTATCCAACGAATCCCTTTGTTGCGTAAACAAGACTACGAAGAGCTTCTGTCTTATTTTTTGCAGAAAGATGTTCGGAAAGAACAAAGTGAATATGCGGAAAGCGGATATTTAGATCAAGTCGATCTGTTTGATTGTGAGTACTTTTCTATCTCGCGAAAAGAAGCCAAGCTGATGGACCCGAATCAGCGGCTTTTTTTGCAAAGCTGTGTGGAAGCGATGGAAGATGCAGGGTATGGAAAAGCTCGATTGCGCGGAAGTCAGACGGGTGTTTTTTTAGGATACAGCAGTGATTTTGGGGGAGAATACAAGCATTTTCTTGCTGTAGACAACGCAGAAATAGCAGACTTGGCGATGACTGGGAATATCAAATCGATCATGGCTGCCAGATTGGCTTATTTGCTCGATCTGCATGGTCCCAGCATGCTGATCGATACGGCATGCTCCTCCTCACTGGTTGCCGTTCATCTTGCGTGCCAATCGATTCGCCGAGATGAGTGCGAGATGGCCTTTGCCGGAGGAGTAAAAATTCAGTTTCAACCCTTTGAAAAGGCCAATACGGGGATCGGCATCGTATCCCCAACCTTCAGAGCGCGAACCTTTGATCGGGAGGCCGATGGTACCGGCTTGGGTGAAGGTGTGGGAGTAATCTTGCTGAAAGACGCGGAAAAGGCAATCCGAGATGGAGATCATATTTACGCCCTAATAAAGGGAAGTGCCATCAACCAGGATGGGCAATCCATTGGTATAACTGCACCCAACTCTAAGGCCCAGGAAGACTTGATTATAAGGGCGTGGCAGGATGCAGGCATTCATCCAGAGACCATCTCACTGATCGAGGCTCACGGCACGGCAACCCACTTGGGGGATCCGGTAGAGATAGAGGGCATCAAAAGAGCTTTTGACAGGTACACCACGAAAAAACAGTTTTGTGCAATTGGGTCGGTCAAAACCAATATCGGCCATTTGGATCATGCAGCCGGAATATCTGGCCTGTTGAAATGTATCCTCGCGTTGCAACACGAGATTGTGCCGCCAACGTTGCACTTTCAAAGCCCAAACCAAGAAATCGATTTTGTGAATTCGCCTGTTTATGTGAACGACGAAGCCCGGTTGTGGAAAAAGGGGGAGCACCCCCGGAGATGCGGGATCAATTCTTTCGGGTTGAGCGGAACCAACTGCCATCTCATTCTGGAACAATATCACCAAGCCGAAGAAGTGTCCTCACAAAAAAACAAAGAAGAACAATGGTACATGCTCGGGTTATCAGCGAAAAACCCCACTGTGTTAGATAAACTGGTCAGCGATTATGATCAGTGGGTCAAGCAGGCAGGAGTCATCAATCTGGAGAGCTTATGCTACACAGCGAATGTTGGTCGGGATCACTTTGCCCATAAACTGGCGATCGTGTTTCAAGATCAAACCGATTTACTGGAAAAGTTGCATTCTGTTCGCAAATCCGGCGTCGAAAAGATTGTCAATGAGCATGTGTTTTATCGGGGGCTTTCTAGCCAGGAAGTAAGAGATGTCAGCCTGGGTGGTAAAGAGAATTCCATTTTCGGCGAGATGATCCATTGGGCATTGAAGTATATCGAAGGCGAGCCAATTCCTTGGAACGACCTTTACTCTGGTCAACGACATCCATTGATCAGCTTGCCTACGTATCCGTTTCAGGATATTCGCTGCTGGATCGAGACGAAAGATTTGGAGAAAAAACTCGCTCCTCTTGTCGACCAATGCCTTGTAAGCAGTAATGGCGTTGATATTTATGAAACGAAGTTTTCGGTCGACACGCATTGGGTACTGGCGGAACATAAAATTGCTGAGCATTACGTTTTGCCTGGAACCGCTTATCTGGAAATGATGAGCCAGATTGTTCGAAAAACGATACCTCAGCAGGACGTGTTGGCACTAGAAAACGTCATGTTTTTACAGCCACTTCAAGTTAAAGAAGGGGAAAAAAAAAGCGTCCACATTGTCCTGCAAAAACAAAAGTCATCGTATGACGTCATGGTCACTTCGATGTTGGAGCATTCGGACGAGTGGGTCGTTCACTGCCGAGCAAAAGTGCTTGTTCAGTCTGAACAGCAGCATCAGCAAAAGCAACTGTCTCTTCCCGAATTGCTGAGGGGAGCAAACAAGCAGTCGGTATCCGGGTATAAACCAGAGGCTGATGCCCCTGTTCAAACAGGCCCGCATTGGGAGTGCATGAAAGAGATTTATATGGAAGAGGATAGAATTGTCGCCTTTTTTGAACTGCCTGTTCAATTTGCTCATGAGTTGCACACTTTTGTTCTCCATCCTTCTTTGTTGGATTGCGCGGTTAATATTCCGATCAGTCAAATCCGCGATGGATTGTTTTTACCTTTTCGGTATAAAAAACTCATTTTTTCTGGGGCCATGCCGAGCAAATTTTACAGTTTGCTGCAAATGAAAGAGAAAGATGCGGCGACCATGCAGGAAGCAATCTCCTTTGATATCATGCTCCTCAACGAAAAAGGAGAGGTTTTCGCTGAAATACAAGAATACACCTTGAAAAGAGTGAATATGGCAGAAGCATCTTCCGCCGCGTTCTCTTCCAAAGGGCTGTTTCATCAAATTGTTTGGGAAGCCAGGCCATTGCGTGAAGAAAATAAAAATCAGGACACAACGCCGCACACGCTTGTTTTTAGTGGTCATGACCCTTTCTCTCAACAACTGATGGAGGAACTCAAAAGGAACGGAACCCCTACCATTCTCGTTACGGTTGGTGATCATTTTGCCAAGCTCGATGACTTCCATTATGAGGTTACTGTCAATCAACAAGATTTCGATGCGCTATGGAAGGAAATCGGGAACAAGGCTGTGCAGCGCATCATCCACTGCTTTTCTCTGTCAAAGATCAACGGTGACCAGATTGGAGACGAAGGTTTGTTCAGTCTCTTCTATCTGACGAAGAGTTTGATTGCCTTAAACGTACGACACAAAATTGATCTGGTCCTGATTGGCGATCAGGCGTTTCCTGTTACAGATACGGAGCCTGCGCTAAATCCGATTCACAATGCTTTCTATCATCTCGGAAAAGTAGTCAGCAGTGAATGGTCTCACTTGCGCTGCCGTTCTATCGATCTGGATACAGATACAGATATCTCTGCGATTATTGCCGAACTGGAGCATCAGCCAGACAGTTACATTGCAGCGTACAGGCGCGGTCAGCGCTTCGTGCAAAAAATGAAGGAGCTGGATCACCAGTCATCTCTACCACAAGAGCTCAGCCTGACTCAATCGGGCTGTTATTTAATTACAGGTGGAACGGGTGGGTTAGGCTTGACCATTGCCTTGCACCTAGCAGGGAAGAAGCCGAACCATTTCGTGTTGGTAAGCAGATCAGGCTTGCCAGCAGAAGATGATTGGGAAGAGATTGTACAAAAAGGAGAGCAACAAGAAGTAATACGAAGAATCAAGATGCTGCAAAAAATTACAGAGTCAGGCAGTACATATACGATCTACAGAGCGGATGTTGCGTGCAAAGAACAGCTAGCGGCCTTGCTCGAAGAAGTCAGAGAAACATTCGGCAGCATCAACGGAGTGATTCATGCAGCTGGAGTAGCCGGGGATCAATTTTTATTCAATAGGGAAGAGGAACGTTTTCGTGAGGTGATTCAAGCCAAAATAGCGGGGAGTATGAATTTGGCCCAATTGATCACCGAACCGCTGAATTTTTTCGTCTGCTTTTCATCTGTCTCTACGCTGGAAGGTACGCCAGGACAAGGTGATTATGTGGCGGCAAACGGCTTTTTGGACAGCTTCGTCCACAGCCTACCTGTCTATCAAAACGGAATTACGCTAAATTGGGCGCCTTGGGAAGAGATCGGTATGGCCTATGATTATGGAACCTTCCAAAAAGAGATGATCTTCCACCTGCTGTCATCGAAGACTGCTGTTACTGCATTTGATGCTGCACTTGCCCTTGGCGAGAAACAAATAGTGATAGGTAGAATCAATAAAGAGGTGGCTATAAAGAATTTCCAAAGCAACTTCTTTTACGAGGGAAACAGACTGTTGATCGATTATGTGGAACAGTCGAAGGGGCTTCGAGAAAACCATATTGCTCAGACGTCCCCAAGCGTGTTTCATGGGAATCCAAGGCACGCTTCCCTGCACGAAATCAAAGAGTTGATTCGCCAGTTATGGATCACACTGTTGGAATCTGATTCCATTCAAATGGATGATAATTTTACGTCCCTTGGAGGGAATTCCATTTTTGCTGTATATCTGCTCCAGGAATTGGAAAAATTCTTTCCAGATCAGCTGGGCATCTCGGATATTTTTACTTATCCCACGATTAATAAGATGGCCGAATATCTGTATTCCAGAATGGGAAGTGAGCAACCACTATCATCCGGCAGTATGGATCAGGAGGATGAAGATCAAAATCTCGATCAAATCTTGCATCGCTTAGCCAACGGTGAGCTCGATGTGGAAGAGATCGATCGATTGCTGGGAGAAGAGGAATGA
- the fabD gene encoding ACP S-malonyltransferase yields the protein MIKIALLFPGQGSQYNMMGKALYESSPEVREIFHRTNEILGYDLLGIINEGNMEKLTRTEYAQPAIFAYSYAIFQSICKEKKFFPSFMAGHSLGEFTALTCAEVFRYEDALRLVMERATIMQQATSDGFGGMAAINGLHPLLVEEECERVSNGEDKIVVANYNSSNQVVISGANSLVKVATENLAKIGAITIPLKVSAPFHTPYLELSNQMFQRAIAQTQMAGLKWPVISNVDAKPYYHPAEIRDRLNVQMTSAVRWKETIDYMLRQGVNTFIELGPKTALTNLIKRDFSHVRAYSYEDNYEQIMSIIDEQVAEKRPSVVSRSLGIAVCMRNENWDDAEYQKGVIEPYRKIQALGNKLEEEGREESFEDIKQAIEMLRSVFVTKKVPLEEQKERFTQIFDETKKRHLFDDFAPIMFAEKEVVNEK from the coding sequence ATGATTAAGATCGCCTTATTATTTCCAGGTCAAGGAAGTCAGTACAATATGATGGGGAAAGCTCTTTATGAAAGCTCTCCCGAGGTTAGGGAAATTTTTCATCGAACCAACGAAATTCTCGGATACGATTTGTTAGGCATTATCAACGAGGGGAATATGGAAAAATTAACGCGGACTGAATATGCGCAGCCTGCGATTTTTGCATACAGCTATGCCATTTTCCAATCCATTTGCAAGGAGAAAAAGTTTTTCCCTTCTTTTATGGCTGGTCACAGTCTTGGGGAATTTACAGCTCTTACGTGCGCGGAAGTATTCCGCTATGAGGATGCATTGCGATTGGTCATGGAAAGAGCAACGATCATGCAGCAAGCTACATCGGACGGGTTTGGCGGCATGGCTGCTATTAATGGCTTGCACCCACTTCTGGTCGAAGAGGAATGTGAGCGTGTATCGAACGGCGAGGATAAAATTGTCGTGGCCAATTACAATTCATCCAACCAGGTTGTGATTTCAGGCGCCAACTCTTTGGTGAAAGTCGCCACGGAAAATCTGGCAAAAATCGGTGCCATTACGATTCCTTTGAAGGTCTCTGCTCCTTTCCACACACCTTATCTGGAGCTCAGCAATCAAATGTTCCAGAGGGCTATCGCTCAAACGCAAATGGCTGGGCTAAAATGGCCAGTTATCTCTAATGTGGACGCAAAGCCATACTACCATCCAGCAGAAATCCGGGATAGGCTGAATGTACAAATGACCAGTGCAGTCAGATGGAAAGAGACCATCGATTATATGCTGAGACAAGGAGTGAACACCTTTATTGAGTTGGGGCCAAAAACAGCCTTGACTAATTTGATCAAACGCGACTTCTCTCATGTGCGTGCTTATTCCTATGAAGATAACTATGAGCAAATTATGTCTATTATCGATGAACAGGTGGCGGAAAAACGTCCATCCGTGGTTTCCCGTTCTTTAGGGATCGCTGTGTGCATGAGAAACGAAAACTGGGACGACGCAGAGTATCAAAAAGGCGTAATCGAACCATACAGAAAAATACAGGCTTTGGGCAACAAACTAGAGGAAGAAGGAAGAGAAGAGTCCTTTGAGGATATAAAGCAAGCGATCGAGATGCTTCGTTCTGTGTTTGTGACGAAAAAAGTGCCGCTGGAAGAGCAAAAAGAGCGTTTCACTCAAATTTTTGACGAGACGAAGAAGAGACATCTGTTTGATGACTTTGCCCCTATCATGTTTGCCGAAAAGGAGGTTGTCAATGAAAAGTAA
- a CDS encoding SDR family NAD(P)-dependent oxidoreductase — MKETRKYIYQQIKDQQLSVEKSKVILKEIKNAGLKKNKDIAIIGMAGRFPGASNLDEYWHNLMAEVDCITDFPKSRQTGVEGFISKMYQGTSADVVYEKGGYLDHIDHFDAEYFKISNKESVMMDPMQRLLLTTVMETVEDAGYGGNRIVSSKTGVFIGRDHTVGNMYTHLLDQTDELALTGSYTGILASRISYFLDLKGPSVVVDSACSSGLLAIHNACQAIRNNECDMAIAGGVSLIFFPVKNPAFGLVESKLHLVKPFDKNADGTLWGEGFGALLLKPLDKAIQDRDHIHAVIKGSAANNDGKSNGITAPNAIAQEEVFTKAWMNAEISPETIRFIEAHGTGTVLGDPIEVQALSNAFKKYTSKKQFCGIGSVKSNIGHLAAASGIASVFKVIMSLKHKKMVSTLHFDDPNPFIDFMGSPLYMVDKLQEWQRDQQDIPLRAGVSSFGFSGTNCHLVLEEAPVEKADAPPVRPFQIFTASAKDKDTLFELISRYRHFVNHQENLSLEELCFTSVMGRGHYTCRLALIVRSLHELKEKLNQVFLERLPYSREVEGIYYNEFKVVPESKLDKANGEITESGLHQLLDKARQVITSVSSADFQGMSDICQLYVQGAEIDWRYFYQSGEYHRLSLPPYPFKKTVFWPQVDVGQGGEAQTLIPQNKEVIPGPKVLESYRQSIYEMPLRMENQWILQEHLMMGYHIVPATAFMEWARKAGYSHYGNDAFELRDLRFISPLIIPENQEHLVHTILESLDDQLHLRIVNRNSSHHAGVNHEWQLNVEGKIIPVDAAKAPWMDLQRIREEGAWEQVEAKIETIRGRTKFGPRWNNIHSLTKCEDRVLVRVKLPEAYLDDFSVYGFHPALLDTGLNAVTMFILENLYLPFSFKRMSIYGKMSLSFYSYLRKRETQGDNRETVSYDISLIDEQGNVFAEVENYTLKRVSSAMVAQDLFYQIRWVQSPLKESGNITTDGSVLLFGNENRTTRELIQRWEASGVDLIQVAHGDGYRKEQETKYVVGHEETDYEQLFSDLKERKISRIVHAYALDENSAAPCLSRLKTIQAHSIQSLFYLVKSLVQAKYKQEMELIVLGQNGWEVTGSEEEIEPCHTALFQLGKVVNAEYPQVKCRSIDLDTGTDCENILAEIYTETDAYQVAYRGNERYVEEFGRCAVEEPVQPLELQEDGLYLITGGTGGIGLEIAKHLASRSKICLGLISRSGLPPREVWEQLKQSDMDAKTRRIIESVEEIERSGSKIMVCSCDIADEQQVAATLKQLREAFGEVKGIIHAAGVAGSGFLFTKTWSDFTKVTKPKIEGSYLLYNLLEERPDFFVLFSSVATVEGSPGQSDYIAANGYLDGFASYLRKRGIRATTINWTAWEETGMAADYGVANSNGLFKPLKTNEATAAFEQVLAMNLSQVVIASVNREWLRDRHEGLFLKLEAGLIEKVVGSGAASTSPSVKRTFTIIGRKEETYDEIEQKVSGIWAETMHLSTVNIYDSFLDVGGDSLIATQLLKKLDNEFPGVLDLPDLFTYSSVAVLADYIKQEQGRQQRKKAEVTEKVEERNATSIESFDQQLESILDSLSSGDQSVEDMVDLLSQRRNRIDE, encoded by the coding sequence ATGAAAGAAACGAGAAAATACATTTATCAGCAGATAAAGGATCAGCAATTAAGCGTCGAGAAGTCCAAGGTCATTCTGAAAGAGATCAAAAATGCAGGCTTGAAAAAAAACAAGGATATCGCGATTATCGGAATGGCTGGCCGCTTCCCGGGTGCTAGCAATCTGGATGAATACTGGCACAATTTGATGGCCGAGGTCGACTGCATCACGGATTTTCCGAAGAGCAGGCAAACGGGTGTCGAAGGATTTATCAGCAAGATGTATCAGGGAACTTCAGCAGACGTTGTCTATGAAAAGGGCGGATATCTGGACCATATTGATCATTTTGACGCGGAATATTTCAAGATTTCCAATAAGGAATCCGTCATGATGGACCCCATGCAACGCCTTCTCTTGACTACCGTTATGGAAACCGTGGAGGATGCTGGGTACGGGGGAAATCGAATCGTTTCATCCAAAACCGGCGTTTTTATTGGAAGAGACCACACTGTAGGGAACATGTACACGCACTTGTTGGACCAAACGGACGAGCTGGCGCTAACTGGTTCCTATACCGGGATTTTGGCCAGCCGGATTTCCTATTTTCTCGATTTAAAGGGACCTAGCGTAGTCGTAGATTCCGCTTGTTCATCAGGATTGTTAGCCATTCACAATGCGTGTCAAGCAATCAGGAACAACGAATGCGATATGGCGATTGCAGGCGGCGTTTCCCTGATTTTCTTCCCGGTTAAAAACCCTGCTTTTGGCTTGGTGGAATCCAAGCTACATCTAGTTAAGCCTTTTGACAAAAATGCAGATGGAACGCTATGGGGAGAAGGGTTTGGGGCATTATTACTGAAGCCACTGGATAAAGCCATCCAGGATCGGGATCATATTCATGCCGTCATCAAAGGAAGTGCGGCTAATAACGATGGGAAGTCGAATGGAATCACAGCACCCAATGCGATCGCTCAAGAAGAAGTGTTCACAAAAGCCTGGATGAATGCCGAGATTTCACCCGAGACGATCCGATTTATTGAAGCACATGGTACAGGCACAGTTCTTGGCGATCCGATCGAAGTTCAAGCACTAAGCAATGCTTTTAAAAAATATACGTCGAAGAAACAGTTTTGCGGAATCGGTTCGGTGAAATCAAATATCGGTCATCTTGCGGCCGCTTCTGGGATCGCTTCTGTCTTTAAAGTAATTATGTCCCTCAAACATAAGAAGATGGTCAGCACCCTTCATTTTGACGATCCGAATCCATTCATCGACTTTATGGGCTCGCCGCTCTATATGGTGGACAAGCTCCAGGAATGGCAGCGGGATCAACAGGATATTCCACTTCGCGCAGGTGTGAGTTCATTTGGTTTTAGCGGCACGAATTGCCATCTCGTACTGGAGGAAGCGCCAGTTGAAAAAGCGGATGCGCCGCCAGTTCGTCCTTTTCAGATTTTTACCGCTTCGGCTAAAGATAAAGATACCTTGTTCGAACTGATATCTCGCTATCGCCATTTTGTCAATCATCAGGAGAACTTGTCTTTGGAGGAGCTTTGTTTTACTTCGGTAATGGGTAGAGGACATTATACATGCCGTCTTGCCCTAATCGTTCGCAGTTTGCACGAATTAAAAGAAAAGCTGAATCAGGTCTTTTTGGAGCGTCTTCCCTACAGTCGAGAGGTCGAAGGAATCTATTACAACGAGTTCAAGGTCGTTCCGGAAAGCAAATTGGATAAAGCAAATGGTGAGATTACCGAATCGGGCTTGCATCAGTTGCTGGATAAAGCTCGGCAAGTGATTACAAGCGTTTCCTCTGCTGATTTTCAGGGGATGTCTGACATCTGCCAGCTCTATGTGCAGGGAGCGGAAATAGATTGGCGGTATTTCTATCAGTCCGGGGAGTACCATCGATTGTCGTTGCCTCCTTATCCTTTTAAAAAGACCGTTTTTTGGCCGCAGGTGGATGTGGGTCAGGGAGGAGAGGCTCAAACGCTGATCCCGCAAAATAAGGAAGTCATTCCTGGCCCTAAAGTATTGGAATCCTATCGGCAGAGCATCTATGAAATGCCATTACGGATGGAAAATCAGTGGATTTTGCAAGAGCATCTCATGATGGGGTACCATATCGTGCCTGCGACCGCATTCATGGAATGGGCGAGAAAAGCTGGATACAGTCATTATGGAAACGACGCTTTTGAGTTGCGGGATCTTCGGTTTATCAGTCCGTTGATCATCCCGGAGAATCAAGAGCATTTGGTCCATACGATTTTGGAAAGTCTAGATGATCAACTTCACTTGCGTATAGTCAACCGTAATTCTTCCCATCACGCGGGAGTCAATCACGAGTGGCAACTGAATGTGGAAGGAAAAATCATTCCTGTCGACGCTGCAAAGGCTCCTTGGATGGATCTTCAGCGGATCAGGGAAGAAGGCGCTTGGGAGCAGGTAGAAGCGAAAATTGAAACCATACGTGGGCGTACCAAATTTGGTCCGCGATGGAACAATATTCATTCACTGACGAAATGCGAAGATCGTGTGCTGGTCCGGGTAAAATTGCCAGAAGCTTACCTAGATGATTTTTCGGTGTACGGCTTTCATCCAGCTTTACTAGATACCGGGCTAAATGCTGTAACCATGTTTATCTTGGAAAATCTCTACCTCCCCTTTTCCTTTAAGCGCATGAGCATCTACGGAAAAATGTCTTTGTCGTTTTACAGCTACCTGCGAAAGAGGGAAACTCAGGGGGATAACCGGGAGACGGTTTCCTACGATATCAGTCTGATCGACGAGCAAGGAAATGTATTTGCAGAAGTAGAGAACTATACGTTGAAACGTGTCTCTTCTGCCATGGTCGCCCAAGATTTGTTTTATCAGATTCGTTGGGTACAATCACCGCTTAAAGAAAGCGGGAATATCACAACGGATGGCAGCGTGCTGTTGTTCGGCAACGAAAACAGGACAACTCGAGAGTTGATCCAACGTTGGGAAGCGAGTGGAGTAGACCTGATTCAGGTCGCTCACGGCGATGGCTATCGAAAAGAGCAAGAAACGAAGTATGTGGTAGGCCACGAGGAAACCGATTATGAGCAACTCTTTTCCGATTTGAAAGAGCGGAAGATAAGCCGGATTGTTCATGCCTATGCCCTCGACGAAAACAGTGCAGCCCCTTGCCTTTCCAGACTGAAAACGATTCAGGCACACAGTATCCAAAGCTTGTTTTATTTGGTGAAATCACTCGTTCAGGCAAAATACAAGCAAGAGATGGAGCTTATCGTGCTGGGTCAAAACGGCTGGGAAGTGACGGGAAGCGAAGAAGAGATTGAGCCGTGTCATACGGCACTGTTCCAACTGGGAAAAGTAGTGAATGCCGAGTATCCTCAAGTGAAGTGCCGCAGTATCGATCTCGACACGGGCACCGATTGCGAAAATATTTTGGCAGAAATATACACGGAAACAGATGCTTACCAGGTTGCCTATCGTGGAAATGAACGGTATGTGGAGGAATTCGGCCGTTGCGCAGTTGAGGAGCCTGTGCAACCACTGGAGCTACAAGAAGACGGGTTGTATCTCATTACTGGCGGAACTGGCGGGATTGGACTGGAGATTGCCAAACATCTGGCATCCCGAAGCAAAATCTGCCTGGGCTTGATCAGTCGAAGTGGACTTCCCCCTCGTGAAGTCTGGGAGCAACTCAAGCAAAGCGACATGGATGCGAAAACGCGGCGAATCATTGAGAGTGTAGAAGAAATTGAGCGATCAGGCAGCAAAATCATGGTCTGCTCGTGCGATATAGCCGATGAGCAGCAGGTAGCAGCTACTTTGAAACAGCTACGTGAGGCATTCGGCGAGGTCAAAGGAATCATTCATGCGGCAGGAGTAGCAGGCAGCGGTTTTCTGTTTACGAAAACATGGTCCGACTTTACGAAGGTGACCAAGCCGAAAATCGAAGGCAGCTATTTGCTGTACAACTTGCTGGAAGAGCGCCCTGACTTCTTCGTTCTGTTTTCCTCCGTGGCGACGGTGGAGGGCAGCCCGGGACAGAGCGATTACATTGCCGCGAATGGGTATCTGGACGGCTTCGCCTCTTACCTGCGCAAGCGAGGCATTCGTGCCACGACGATAAATTGGACCGCGTGGGAAGAAACTGGCATGGCGGCTGACTATGGCGTTGCAAATAGCAATGGTCTGTTCAAGCCGTTGAAAACAAATGAAGCCACTGCTGCTTTTGAACAGGTACTGGCGATGAATCTTAGTCAGGTGGTAATCGCATCGGTCAACAGAGAATGGTTACGGGATAGACATGAAGGTCTATTTTTGAAACTAGAGGCTGGTCTGATAGAGAAGGTTGTTGGCTCCGGAGCTGCTTCTACTTCGCCTAGTGTGAAACGTACTTTTACGATCATTGGCCGAAAAGAGGAGACGTATGACGAGATCGAGCAAAAGGTCTCCGGAATCTGGGCTGAGACCATGCACTTATCAACTGTCAACATCTATGACAGTTTTCTGGATGTGGGCGGGGATTCACTCATAGCAACCCAGTTGCTGAAAAAACTGGATAACGAGTTTCCGGGTGTTCTCGATTTGCCCGATTTGTTTACCTATTCTTCGGTAGCGGTACTAGCTGATTATATCAAGCAGGAGCAAGGCAGGCAGCAGAGGAAGAAAGCCGAGGTGACAGAAAAAGTGGAAGAACGAAACGCAACCTCCATCGAATCGTTTGACCAACAGCTAGAATCCATCTTGGACAGCCTTTCATCCGGTGATCAATCTGTAGAAGATATGGTGGATCTTTTGTCGCAGCGGAGGAATCGGATAGATGAATAA